The proteins below are encoded in one region of Peribacillus muralis:
- the rpiB gene encoding ribose 5-phosphate isomerase B produces MKVAIASDHGGIHIREEIKNLMKELQIPFEDFGCECSTSVDYPDYALPVAEKVANGEFDRGILICGTGIGMSIAANKVKGIRCALVHDVYSAKLTRQHNDTNMLAMGERVIGPGLAREIAQTWLTSEFEGGRHQNRIGKISDYEGKHS; encoded by the coding sequence ATGAAAGTTGCGATTGCCTCGGATCATGGTGGAATTCATATCCGTGAAGAAATAAAGAATTTAATGAAAGAGTTACAGATCCCGTTTGAGGATTTTGGCTGTGAGTGCAGCACTTCAGTGGATTATCCGGATTATGCGCTGCCTGTTGCAGAAAAAGTGGCGAATGGTGAGTTCGATCGGGGAATCTTGATTTGTGGTACTGGGATTGGGATGAGTATTGCAGCGAATAAAGTCAAAGGGATACGCTGTGCCCTGGTACATGATGTCTATAGCGCGAAACTGACCCGTCAGCATAATGACACCAATATGCTGGCGATGGGGGAACGTGTCATTGGCCCTGGACTTGCCCGGGAAATCGCTCAAACATGGCTGACCTCGGAATTTGAAGGCGGTCGCCATCAAAATAGAATCGGCAAAATTTCTGACTATGAAGGTAAACATAGCTGA
- a CDS encoding methyl-accepting chemotaxis protein, with protein sequence MAERLRYKFGLRKKLVIFITVLALITYSISAFFIFVVQPMFFAKMNSLSFGVGTLLLGILWSGILAFFAAGVITKPLKKLEKVVLSAAEGSISEEVVLPKTDDEIRSLGIAFDHMLSNLREMVQSIEVNFHETNEKVIHISRESTKASEQAENVAMTIGEISKGAETSAASIMSTAESIDEVTILAQKVQTKAQESVGLSGEMAAELIQSKAVVNSLVDGIKQLADENQQSLETVKRLEEHAKKVEQIIVLVGDIAAQTNLLALNASIEAARAGEHGKGFAVVAEEVRLLADQSAKAVQGISALVQNIQVEVQAVVKQISNQVKSANEEAQKGTETDIAIEGMTKTVHNVVAAVKDITELVDRQMESVEETSRQSQEVAAIAQETSAGAEEVMATTNEQASMMENVEKLAMELKSQAEKLKGTITRFHT encoded by the coding sequence ATGGCGGAAAGATTGCGTTACAAGTTTGGTTTGCGAAAAAAATTAGTTATATTCATCACGGTCCTGGCTCTGATCACCTATTCGATCTCAGCGTTTTTTATCTTCGTGGTCCAACCTATGTTTTTTGCCAAAATGAATTCACTTAGTTTTGGTGTAGGAACGCTGTTATTGGGGATATTGTGGTCTGGTATTCTTGCGTTTTTTGCAGCGGGTGTCATTACCAAGCCCCTGAAAAAACTGGAAAAAGTCGTGTTGAGTGCTGCAGAGGGCAGTATAAGTGAAGAGGTGGTGCTGCCAAAGACGGACGATGAAATCCGTTCATTGGGCATCGCCTTCGACCATATGCTCTCCAATCTAAGGGAAATGGTCCAGAGTATCGAAGTGAATTTTCATGAAACGAACGAAAAGGTCATCCATATTTCCCGAGAATCAACAAAAGCTTCGGAACAGGCAGAAAACGTGGCAATGACGATTGGTGAAATATCGAAGGGGGCTGAAACATCAGCCGCTTCGATAATGAGTACGGCTGAATCGATTGACGAGGTCACCATTCTTGCCCAGAAGGTTCAAACAAAAGCGCAGGAATCCGTCGGCCTTTCAGGTGAAATGGCCGCAGAACTCATTCAGAGTAAAGCGGTGGTCAACTCCTTGGTCGATGGCATTAAGCAGCTGGCGGATGAAAATCAACAGTCATTGGAGACGGTCAAGCGCTTGGAGGAGCATGCAAAAAAAGTCGAACAAATCATCGTGCTTGTCGGCGATATTGCGGCACAGACGAATCTGCTTGCATTGAATGCATCCATTGAAGCTGCCAGGGCAGGAGAGCATGGAAAAGGATTTGCTGTTGTCGCTGAAGAAGTCCGCTTGTTAGCGGATCAGAGTGCCAAGGCTGTGCAAGGCATTTCGGCCCTGGTCCAAAATATTCAAGTTGAAGTCCAGGCTGTTGTCAAACAGATAAGCAATCAAGTCAAATCGGCAAATGAAGAAGCTCAAAAAGGGACGGAAACGGATATAGCCATAGAAGGCATGACAAAAACGGTACATAATGTTGTCGCGGCGGTAAAGGATATTACAGAGCTTGTTGACCGTCAAATGGAAAGTGTCGAGGAAACATCTAGACAGTCCCAGGAAGTGGCTGCCATTGCTCAGGAGACTTCAGCCGGTGCTGAAGAAGTGATGGCTACGACAAATGAACAGGCAAGCATGATGGAAAACGTCGAAAAATTGGCGATGGAACTTAAAAGCCAAGCGGAAAAGCTGAAAGGCACCATTACACGCTTTCACACTTGA
- a CDS encoding low molecular weight protein arginine phosphatase yields the protein MIRILFVCTGNTCRSPMAEAILTSKNIPGVEVRSAGVHASSGQEASMHAKNILVENDIVHRHQSRHLTKEEMDWATHIFTMTQGHKAVIISGYPNMIDKTFTLKEYVLDDKHDRDIIDPFGGSEGIYRETFKELHDLIATLVIKLKE from the coding sequence ATGATCCGAATACTATTTGTTTGTACAGGAAACACTTGCAGGAGCCCAATGGCAGAAGCGATATTGACAAGTAAAAACATTCCTGGTGTCGAAGTGAGGTCGGCTGGGGTTCATGCATCGTCGGGGCAGGAGGCTTCCATGCACGCTAAAAATATTCTCGTTGAAAATGACATTGTGCATCGTCATCAATCGAGGCACCTGACGAAAGAAGAAATGGATTGGGCTACTCATATTTTCACCATGACCCAAGGGCATAAAGCGGTCATCATCAGTGGATACCCCAATATGATCGATAAGACTTTTACTTTAAAAGAATACGTTCTTGACGATAAACATGATAGAGACATAATCGATCCATTTGGTGGTTCGGAAGGCATTTATCGGGAAACGTTCAAGGAGCTGCATGATTTAATCGCAACATTAGTCATAAAGCTGAAAGAGTAA
- a CDS encoding manganese efflux pump MntP, whose protein sequence is MNTFAGEIITLLLMAFALGMDAFSVGLGMGMFKLRLRQIFSIGLVVGIFHIWMPLLGMGAGRFISEKFGTFATYAGGLLLIILGIQMFIPGKKDESGSRENKMLAPVGKGLLIFALGVSLDSFSVGLTLGIYGAKTVVTILCFGIAATLLTWAGLLLGRKMQGLLGVYSEILGGSILCAFGLKLLFSL, encoded by the coding sequence ATGAATACATTTGCTGGAGAAATCATCACCTTATTGCTTATGGCATTCGCGTTGGGAATGGATGCCTTTTCAGTCGGCCTTGGAATGGGAATGTTCAAGCTGAGGTTAAGGCAAATATTTTCGATAGGGCTGGTTGTAGGCATTTTTCATATTTGGATGCCTTTGCTTGGTATGGGGGCAGGCCGTTTCATTTCAGAAAAATTCGGGACCTTCGCCACGTACGCCGGTGGTCTTTTGTTGATAATTCTTGGAATACAAATGTTCATTCCGGGAAAAAAGGATGAATCCGGTTCAAGGGAAAACAAGATGCTGGCTCCCGTCGGCAAAGGCTTATTGATTTTCGCCTTAGGTGTAAGCCTGGATAGCTTTTCGGTAGGCTTGACCTTGGGGATTTATGGTGCAAAAACGGTTGTGACCATCCTTTGCTTTGGGATTGCTGCCACCCTTTTAACGTGGGCAGGCCTTTTACTGGGAAGAAAAATGCAGGGGTTGCTCGGTGTGTATAGTGAAATTCTTGGCGGCAGCATCCTTTGTGCCTTTGGCTTGAAATTATTGTTTTCTCTATAA
- a CDS encoding L-threonylcarbamoyladenylate synthase encodes MKTKVWSVDKNVDNLQSYPQITESAGLLKADQVVAFPTETVYGLGANAKSDEAVKKVFEAKGRPSDNPLIVHIASEGQLEDIVEDIPEQARRLMAEFWPGPLTLILRRKPGKLSNFVTAGLDTVAVRMPDHQVALGIIRASDLPIAAPSANTSGKPSPTSAKHVEDDLLGRIAGIVDGGTTGVGVESTVLDCTVEVPIILRPGGVTLEQLKAVIGAVQQDVALKNQDTAPKAPGMKYTHYAPKAPLYLVKGQPAFLQRLVDEKRRDGLKVGIITALEHEAEYIADYVVVPGSLAQLHTVAAGLYDALRQFDELDVDIIFSESFPESGIGAAVMNRLEKAAGHQIIDEKHV; translated from the coding sequence ATGAAAACGAAAGTTTGGTCAGTGGATAAAAATGTGGATAATTTACAAAGTTATCCCCAAATTACAGAATCGGCTGGATTATTAAAGGCGGACCAAGTGGTTGCTTTTCCGACAGAGACCGTATATGGACTAGGAGCGAATGCCAAAAGTGACGAAGCGGTCAAAAAAGTGTTTGAGGCGAAGGGGCGTCCAAGTGATAATCCTTTGATCGTCCATATAGCTTCTGAAGGCCAGTTGGAGGATATTGTCGAAGACATTCCCGAACAGGCGCGAAGGCTAATGGCTGAATTTTGGCCAGGACCTTTGACGTTGATCTTAAGACGTAAACCGGGCAAGCTATCGAATTTTGTAACAGCCGGCTTGGACACGGTTGCCGTGAGGATGCCTGATCATCAGGTTGCCCTCGGCATCATTCGCGCGAGCGATCTGCCCATTGCTGCTCCGAGTGCCAATACTTCAGGTAAACCAAGCCCCACTTCGGCTAAACATGTAGAGGATGACTTATTGGGGCGGATTGCAGGCATAGTCGATGGCGGTACTACAGGTGTAGGTGTAGAATCCACAGTCCTTGATTGCACAGTGGAGGTCCCTATCATTTTAAGGCCAGGCGGGGTGACCCTGGAACAGCTGAAGGCCGTCATCGGGGCCGTGCAGCAGGATGTCGCTTTGAAGAATCAGGATACGGCGCCAAAGGCTCCGGGTATGAAATATACTCACTATGCACCGAAAGCCCCTCTATACTTAGTCAAAGGTCAACCAGCTTTCCTGCAAAGACTTGTGGATGAAAAAAGAAGGGATGGGTTAAAGGTAGGCATCATTACGGCTCTTGAGCACGAAGCTGAATATATCGCCGATTATGTGGTTGTCCCCGGTTCCTTGGCGCAGTTGCACACAGTTGCCGCAGGGTTATATGATGCTTTGCGTCAGTTTGATGAATTGGATGTGGATATCATTTTCAGTGAAAGTTTTCCTGAATCAGGTATAGGTGCTGCAGTCATGAATCGTCTTGAAAAGGCGGCAGGTCACCAAATCATTGACGAAAAACATGTATGA
- the spoIIR gene encoding stage II sporulation protein R: MKTKHLAIIYLLILTIGTIVSIYMPKAEVAGAEETKVIPDEAIRLRILANSDEEKDQAVKRLIRDEVNKDITKWVQELTSLDEARDVITAHLPDIQAKAEAVVKENGLEQSVKVDFGQAEFPTKLYGQYLYPAGEYEAVIITLGEGEGANWWCVLFPPLCFLDFSNGTAVSQSPITEDEEEGQSASTGKVYAATSEEKQSSPPNEQVKAEVAAATEKPAAHVDTVKGEEVVKSEAKAPEEQVADLEGKAKEDAAVENAEELAVSREQGQQLYEGEKEPEVEVKSLFAEIFKDLF; the protein is encoded by the coding sequence ATGAAAACTAAACATTTAGCCATTATTTATCTATTAATCTTAACGATAGGAACGATCGTAAGTATATATATGCCGAAAGCGGAAGTGGCCGGTGCCGAGGAAACGAAAGTGATACCGGATGAGGCAATCCGTTTGCGGATACTTGCAAATAGCGATGAAGAAAAGGATCAAGCAGTTAAGAGGTTGATTCGGGATGAGGTTAATAAGGATATCACGAAGTGGGTTCAGGAGCTTACTTCCTTGGATGAGGCGAGGGATGTAATCACCGCTCATCTGCCTGATATTCAAGCCAAGGCGGAGGCGGTCGTAAAGGAGAATGGTTTGGAACAGTCAGTGAAAGTCGATTTTGGCCAAGCAGAATTTCCGACAAAACTTTATGGGCAATATTTATATCCGGCAGGGGAATATGAAGCAGTGATCATCACGCTCGGTGAAGGTGAAGGGGCCAATTGGTGGTGTGTCTTGTTTCCGCCATTGTGCTTTCTCGATTTTTCGAATGGAACGGCAGTGAGTCAAAGTCCCATAACCGAGGATGAAGAGGAAGGGCAGTCAGCCTCGACAGGAAAGGTGTATGCGGCAACGAGCGAAGAGAAACAGTCTTCTCCTCCGAACGAACAGGTAAAAGCAGAGGTCGCAGCGGCAACGGAGAAACCGGCAGCACATGTTGATACGGTCAAGGGAGAAGAGGTTGTGAAATCAGAAGCAAAAGCACCCGAGGAACAGGTTGCAGACCTAGAAGGAAAAGCGAAGGAAGACGCGGCGGTTGAAAATGCAGAAGAATTAGCGGTATCCCGTGAACAAGGTCAACAATTGTATGAAGGGGAAAAAGAACCTGAGGTGGAAGTGAAGTCGCTATTTGCAGAAATTTTCAAAGATCTATTCTAA